Proteins found in one Oncorhynchus keta strain PuntledgeMale-10-30-2019 chromosome 2, Oket_V2, whole genome shotgun sequence genomic segment:
- the LOC118360652 gene encoding la-related protein 6, translating into MQALVNAFIRCLHFLLPPSWLHLGFCWWVGDECGKMTWPNPRARFKSRSLLTYQEVATQDGSIPSVSPAPSCVSLAANSTPPQGSPWGRIWGLWPAVERIFGTSLTIHRCGCQRRRGVCAPCSADFNCCSTRNKGIQESTTTGVAEEKVNKPGENAFISGKMTSATMEFRKHIESVSGSSAGREIDEVIIVDQHLQEMGTQVTITVAIQAADDEEPEEEVSSNNLDFLGGSCSEDEFGRHDKSSGAGTSGGELEEESWQPPDPELTQKLVAQIEYYLSDENLEHDAFLLKHVRRNKLGFVSVKLLTSFKKVKHLTRDWRTTAYALRHSTILELNDEGRKVRRRSTVPVFSSESLPSRMLLLSELQSWPELGVAMEGVDGDGREGGTTQQEQLMKLLLKAFGTYGAIASVRVLKPGKDLPADLKKLSGRYTQLGTEECAIVEYEEVEAAVKANEAVVSDEGTGSLGLKVVLIGTKPPKKKVPKDQRQCDEGGGMRKSHSLNSRVRELQYLDDSACSSSDTESNPTSPRLARKSCSVNKLSPTGGGAAFQNNHLSPAVSPRTSPWSSPRASPCSQRKSPHSHKSPLASEGRLSPEAGRRWADYSSDSSLTPSGSPWVQRRRQVASQESSPVGSPMLGRKIQGADGLPPGVMRLPRGPDGTRGFHCGVSIGVAEMGEKTASTQT; encoded by the exons ATGCAAGCATTGGTAAACGCATTTATCCGTTGTCTTcattttctcctccctccctcttggcTTCATCTTGGGTTTTGCTGGTGGGTTGGGGATGAGTGCGGAAAGATGACATGGCCCAATCCCAGAGCTCGTTTCAAAAGCAGATCGCTTCTTACATATCAGGAAGTAGCAACACAAGACGGCTCTATCCCCTCCGTCTCCCCAGCTCCTAGCTGCGTCTCGTTAGCTGCTAACTCCACGCCACCCCAGGGTTCTCCGTGGGGTAGAATTTGGGGGCTCTGGCCAGCTGTGGAGCGCATCTTCGGGACTTCCTTGACCATCCACCGGTGTGGGTGTCAAAGGCGTCGAGGTGTATGTGCCCCGTGTTCTGCAGACTTCAATTGTTGTAGTACAAGGAATAAAGGCATTCAGGAAAGCACTACCACTGGTGTAGCGGAGGAGAAAGTGAACAAACCGGGAGAAAACGCATTTATTTCGGGTAAAATGACGAGTGCCACCATGGAGTTTCGGAAACATATCGAATCTGTATCAGGTTCGTCCGCGGGACGGGAAATCGACGAGGTGATAATTGTGGATCAACACCTGCAAGAGATGGGGACTCAAGTGACGATAACAGTGGCTATTCAGGCGGCAGACGACGAGGAACCAGAGGAGGAGGTGTCCTCAAACAATCTCGATTTTCTCGGAGGCAGCTGTAGTGAAGACGAATTTGGAAGACATGATAAATCCAG TGGCGCTGGCACGAGTGGTGgggagctggaggaggagagctggCAGCCCCCAGACCCAGAGCTGACCCAGAAGCTGGTGGCCCAGATCGAGTACTACCTGTCGGATGAGAACCTGGAACACGATGCCTTCCTGCTCAAACATGTCCGACGCAACAAGCTGGGCTTCGTCAGTGTCAAACTGCTCACCTCCTTCAAGAAG GTGAAACACTTGACACGAGACTGGAGAACAACTGCATATGCTCTGCGCCACTCGACAATACTTGAGCTAAACGATGAGGGGCGCAAAGTGCGTCGCAGATCAACAGTGCCCGTTTTTTCCAGTGAGTCTCTGCCAAGCCGCATGCTGCTACTCAGCGAGCTGCAGAGCTGGCCAGAGCTGGGTGTGGCGATGGAGGGTGTGGATGGCGATGGGCGTGAGGGCGGCACTACCCAACAGGAACAACTGATGAAGCTGCTGCTGAAAGCGTTTGGAACATATGGAGCCATTGCCTCTGTGAGGGTGCTGAAGCCTGGCAAGGACCTGCCAGCCGACCTGAAGAAGCTGAGTGGCCGCTACACACAGCTGGGCACTGAGGAGTGTGCCATTGTGGAGTATGAGGAGGTGGAGGCTGCAGTCAAAGCCAACGAGGCTGTGGTCAGCGATGAGGGGACAGGGTCTCTGGGGTTGAAGGTGGTCCTGATCGGCACCAAGCCTCCCAAGAAGAAGGTGCCCAAAGATCAGCGTCAGTGCgacgagggaggaggaatgaggaagagCCACTCACTCAACAGTCGGGTACGGGAGCTTCAGTATCTCGACGACTCTGCCTGTAGCTCCTCAGATACTGAGAGCAACCCCACCTCCCCCAGACTGGCCCGCAAATCCTGCTCTGTCAATAAGCTAAGTCCCACTGGAGGGGGTGCCGCCTTCCAGAACAATCACCTGAGCCCAGCTGTGTCCCCACGCACCAGCCCCTGGTCGAGCCCCCGGGCCAGCCCATGCTCCCAACGAAAGTCTCCCCACTCCCATAAGTCTCCTTTGGCCAGTGAGGGCAGACTGAGCCCTGAGGCTGGGCGACGTTGGGCGGACTACTCCTCGGACAGCAGCCTGACGCCGTCCGGTAGCCCCTGGGTCCAGAGGCGCAGACAGGTGGCCTCACAGGAGAGCAGCCCAGTAGGGAGCCCCATGCTGGGTCGAAAGATCCAGGGCGCAGACGGGCTTCCGCCAGGTGTAATGCGTCTACCGCGTGGGCCTGATGGAACACGTGGTTTTCACTGTGGTGTGTCCATCGGTGTTGCTGAGATGGGAGAGAAGACTGCTTCTACCCAAACCTGA